A single genomic interval of Salinigranum halophilum harbors:
- a CDS encoding alpha-ketoacid dehydrogenase subunit beta, with protein MSTQQTQNLTLVQAVRDGLHTEMNRDEDVIVLGEDVGKNGGVFRATEGLFDEFGGERVIDTPLAESGIVGTAIGMAAYGLKPVPEIQFSGFMYPAFDQIVSHAARLRTRSRGRFTCPMVIRAPYGGGIRAPEHHSESKEAFYAHEAGLKVVIPSTPYDTKGLLISAIRDPDPVIFLEPKLIYRAFRGDVPEGEYTVPIGEAEVRRAGADVSVFVYGAMTPRTLEAAENLAEEGIDAEVVDLRTVSPLDRDAIVDSFKKTGRACVVHEAPRSGGMAGEITATIQERALYYQEAPVVRVTGYDVPYPLYALEDYYLPSVARIEDGIREAAEFR; from the coding sequence ATGAGTACCCAACAGACACAGAACCTCACCCTGGTCCAGGCAGTACGGGACGGTCTCCACACCGAGATGAACAGAGACGAGGACGTCATCGTCCTCGGGGAGGACGTCGGGAAGAACGGCGGGGTCTTCCGCGCGACCGAAGGGCTGTTCGACGAGTTCGGCGGCGAGCGCGTCATCGACACACCCCTGGCCGAGTCGGGCATCGTCGGCACCGCCATCGGGATGGCCGCCTACGGCCTCAAACCCGTCCCCGAGATCCAGTTCTCGGGCTTCATGTACCCCGCGTTCGACCAGATCGTCTCTCACGCCGCCCGCCTCCGGACCCGCTCACGCGGGCGGTTCACCTGTCCGATGGTCATCCGCGCACCGTACGGCGGCGGTATCCGCGCACCCGAACACCACTCCGAGTCGAAGGAGGCGTTCTACGCGCACGAGGCCGGACTCAAGGTCGTCATCCCGTCGACGCCGTACGACACGAAGGGGCTCCTCATCTCCGCGATTCGCGACCCGGACCCCGTTATCTTCCTCGAACCGAAGCTCATCTACCGCGCCTTCCGCGGCGACGTCCCCGAAGGGGAGTACACCGTCCCCATCGGCGAGGCCGAGGTGCGGCGAGCGGGCGCGGACGTCTCGGTGTTCGTCTACGGCGCGATGACGCCGCGCACCCTCGAAGCGGCGGAGAACCTCGCCGAGGAGGGTATCGACGCCGAGGTCGTCGACCTCCGGACGGTCTCCCCGCTCGACCGCGACGCCATCGTCGACTCGTTCAAGAAGACGGGGCGGGCCTGTGTGGTCCACGAAGCACCGCGCTCGGGCGGCATGGCTGGTGAGATTACGGCCACCATCCAGGAGCGGGCGCTCTACTACCAGGAGGCACCGGTGGTCCGCGTGACCGGTTACGACGTCCCGTACCCGCTCTACGCGCTGGAGGACTACTACCTCCCCTCGGTGGCGCGCATCGAAGACGGCATCCGGGAGGCGGCCGAGTTCCGATGA